AGGAAGAGGGCCAGGGCGAAGAACAAGGCCAGGGCGTGGATCCTCCCGCTCATGCCTTCGGTTCCTGGTCAAGTAGAGCGCACATTAGCGCACTCCGGCCCCCCACCAGGATGGGGACCTAGGCCCCCCTTCCACCCCTCCCACGATCCCCGGTGAAGGAAGACCTTCAGCGGGGAGAGGTCGCGGGGCACCGCTTTCCCGAGAAGGGGAAGGAAAGTGCCTACCCTCAGGACCCGCCAGGGATTGGCGCCAAAGGGGTTCCTTCCCTCGGTTGACCCCTCTTGGCTCCCCGGTGAGCCCTGAAGGCTTGAAAGCAAGGCCAGGTGGCGCTTCGCCCTCCCGATCTCCCGGGAAAGCCTGCGCCTGAGGTAGGGGTTGCGTTCTCGCGCTTTCTTGGCTCGCAGTTCCCGGACTCTGGAGGCGTAGAAGCCCTGGACGTGGTCCCTGAAGCTTTGGTCTTGGAGAAGCTTCCCGTAGCCTTTGGGGAGCTTCTCCTTGAACCCTAAGGCTCTCCTTCCGATCACGTACGCGGCGGCCGCGTCCTTGGACAGGGAAAGCTGCGGGGCGTACTTGAGCATCCCGATGGTGGAGGTGTCCTGGATGGTGGAGGTGTCCTGGGGGTTGACTTCCACGACTTGGACACCCTTCCTCCTCGCCAACGCGTGGACCTTCCGGAGGAGGGAGGCGTAGGCGAAGCGGTGGGCCTTCCTCCTGAAAGTCCTCCCCGAGCCGTCCCCTCTCCTCCCCTTGGGGAGGTGCTTCAGGCGCTCGGTGGCGATGGCTACCCCGTGTTCCAGAGCCAGAGAAACTACCTGGTGCGCCACCTTCCAGAGGATAAGCTCCTTGGCCCCCCTGTCCTTCGCGCGGTCCACCTCCTCCAGGGAGAGGGTAAGGTGGCGCCTCAGGTTCCCGTCAGGGGAGACGAGGGCCAAGGCGAGGTGGTAGGGGTCGGCGTTGATGTCTATGCCCAGGACCCCGTTCTCCTTCGTGGCCACGAGGGGAGCGGGCTCCTCCTCCCAGGTGAAGGTGGCGTAGACCTTACCTTCCCGCAAGGAGAGCGCCACGTTGTAGTGGAGGGAGGCGTACGCCCTCTGGAGGAGGGCGTGGACTCCGGTGAAGGCTTTCGCCCTCTTCTGCGAGATGCGCCCGCGCGCGGCTTTAGGCTTGGCCTTCACCTGGGGCCTCCTGTGGAGGAGTATACCGGTTCGGGACTTTTCGTATGTCGCGGGGGCTCGCTGGGGTGAGGTGGCGGGTAGTGAGAGCACGTGAGCGCTGGGGTAAAGTGGTGTGCGCTATTTCCCAACTGTTTGCACCTCCCGCGCCTTGGGCCTAAGGGGCCAGAAGAAGGCCAGGGAGAGGAGGCCCTCCCCGAGGGGAAGCCAAGGGAGGAGGGCGGGCAGGTCCAGGCGGAGCCAGTAGGCCACGAGGAAGTAGCCGAACCACTTTCCGAGGAAGGCCAGGGCGAAGGCGGCGAGGGCTCCGGCGGGGCTTCTCAGGTCTAGATAGCGGGCCGCCCCGTAGTAGGCGTAGGCGGCGAGGAGGAGGCCCACGGCGTGCAGGCCGAGGAGGCCGAAGCCCAAAAGGTCTTGGAGGAGCCCCACGAGGAAGGCCAGGGCGAGGCCGAGGAGGGGAGGCCTCGAGGCGGCAAGCCAGAGGGCGTAGACCAGGAAGAGGTCCGGGGCGGGCCCGCCCTCGGGGAGGAGGACCTGGAGGAGGCCCGAAAGGAAGAGGAGGAGGACCAGGTAGACCAAGGCCACGGCGCCACCTCTAGAGGGGCCTCAGGACCACCACCTCCTCCAGGAGGGAGAGGTCCACCAGGGGCCTGGCCCAGGCCCGCACCTTGAGCCCGCCCTGGGCCCGTTCCACCCGTTCCACCCGGCCCACGGGGATCCCGTCCGGGAAGAGCCCCAAGGTGGCCCCGGTGAGGAGAAGGTCCCCCGGCGCCACCGCCACCGTGGGGGGAAACTCGGCCACGAGAAGCCCCGGGGGGGCGCCCCGGGCCACGCCCCGGCCCGGCCTTTCCCCCACCCGGACCCCCACCCGGCTTTCCGGGTCCAAGAGGGTGCGCACCAGGGCGCGGTGCGCCTCCACCTCCACCACCAGGCCCACGAGGCCCTGGGGGGCGGTCACGGGCATCCCGGGGCGGAGGCCGTCCTGGCTTCCCAGGCCGAGGACCAGCCTGCGGTAGAGGCCGGAGGCGTCCTCGGCCACCACGGGGGCCACGGCCACCACCCCGGGGGCCTGGCCCGCCTTCACCTCCAGGGCCCGGGCGAGCCGGGCCACCTCCAGCCGGAGCCGGGCGTTTTCCGTGGTGAGGCGGGCCACCTCCTCCTTGAGCCTTTGGTTCTCCGCCAGGAGGTCCTGCCGCTCGGAGAGGGCGCTCCAGGCGGCCCGGAGGTTTTGGCCCAGGCGGTGGCCGAAGTGGAGGGGAAACGCGGTGAGGGGGGAGAAGGAGAGGGCGAAGCCCGGGGCCAGGGGGCGGGTGAGGGCGGCGAGGGCGAGGCCCAGGGCGAGGAGGAGGGCGAAGAGGAAGCGGGGGAGGAGGTGCTCCCTCACGGCCTGAACCCCCGTTCCCAGAGGAGGGCGAAGACCCGGGAGACGGGGAGGCCCACCACGGTGTAGAAGTCCCCCTCCACCCGCTCCAGGAGGGCCATGCCGAGCCCCTGGGCCCCGTAGCCCCCCGCCTTGTCCAGGCCCTCGCCGCTTCCCACGTACCAGGCGATCTCCTCCTCGGAAAGGGGCCGGAAGAAGACCTTGGCCGTGTGCACCTCCTCCACCACCTCCTTGGGGGTGCGGAGGTAAAAGGCGGTGTGCACCAGGTGGGGCCTGCCCGAGAGGCGCCTTAGGAAGAGGCGGTTTTCCTCCGGGTCCTTGGGCTTGCCCAGGACCTCCCCGTCCAGGTCCACCACGGTGTCCGCGGCCAGGACCCATTCCCCCTGCACGGCCTCCCCCTTGCGCCGGGCCAGGGCCTGGGCCAGGGCCTTGGGGGGGAGGGGGAGGTCCTCTTCCTCCACCCCGGGGACCGCGACCCGGATGGGGTAGCCGAGGGCCTCGAGGAGGGCTTTCCGCCTGGGGCTTCCCGAGGCCAGGATCAGAGGGGGCTTCCCGCTTCCCAAAGCCTTAGCACCTCCTTCCGGTAGCGCTCCGCCAGGCTTGGGCTTTTGAGCACGAGGAGGTTCTCGTTGTTCACCCCGTAGGCCCGGGCGGAGAAGTTGTAGCTCCCGGTGACCACGTAGGTGCCGTCCAGGACCATGATCTTGTGGTGCATGGTGTAGGGGTTGGCGTCCTGGCGGACCTCGAGGCCCCCCTCGAGGAGGCCCTCCTCCCGGCTCGCCTCCAGGTTCCGGGTCTCCAGGAGGACCTTGACCTCGGCGCCCCGGCGGCGGGCCCGAAGGAGGGCCTCGAGGACCTCCCGGTCCGTGAGGACGAAGGCCGCCACCAAGACCTCCCTTTGGGCCTCGGAAAGCCGCTTCAGGAGGGCTTCCCGGGCGAGCCTCCCGCCCCTTGGGCTGAAGTAGGCCACGCCCTCCACCCCCTCCAGGGCGAAGGCCACGGGCTCCCCCAGGCCTTCCTTCTCCCCCCTGAAGAGGGCCTCAAACTCCCGGGCGTACCCCTGGGCCAGGGTGGGGGAGGGGAGGAGGAGGCTGTTCTCGTTGTTCCGGGCGAAGGCGTTCCAGGTCATGTTGGTGCTCCCCGTCCAGACGGCCTTCCCGTCCACCACCAGGAACTTGTGGTGCATGAAGCCTTCCCGCTCGTCGTAGCAGACGGGGATGCCGGCCACCTCCTCGCAGTCTATGGAGGTGGGGCGCACCCTTTCCCGGAGGGCCGCCCGGGGTACCCTCGGGGGCTCTTGGGTCTGGCCCAGGCTTGCCGCCACCAGATAGCGGCGGAAGTCCTCCCGGTAGTCGCTTTCCCCATAGAGCCGCACCCTCACCCCCCGCGCCTTGGCCCGGAGGAGGCCCTGGGCGATCTCCAGGTCGCGGAACTCGTAGAAGGCCCCTTCCAGGCTTTCCCGGGCCCCGTCCATGAGGGCGAGGAGGCGGGCCTTGGCCCTTGGCCCTTCCTCCGGCATGAAGTAGACCTCGGCCGCTCCCGCCTCGGCGGGCGGGGCGGGGCCCGGCCGGAGCTCCTGGAAGAGCCAGACCAGGAGGAGGACCAGGAGGAGGAGGTAGCCGGGAAGCCCGGCGATCTCCTTCCTTCGGCGCTTAGTACCCATGCCCCTCCTCGCCCCGCACCAGGGCCACCCCGCTGGAGGTGCCAAGGCGGCTCGCCCCGGCCCTCAGCATCCTCAAGGCGGTCTCCCGGTCCCGGATGCCCCCTGCCGCCTTCACCCGGGCCCGGCCCTGGGCCACCCGGACCAAAAGGGCCACGTCCTCGAGGCTCGCCCCCCGGGGGCCGAAGCCCGTGGAGGTCTTGAGGAAGTCCGCCCCGCCCCGGATGGCCGCCTCCGCCAGGCCCGCCACCTCCTCCGGGGAGAAGTACCCCGTTTCCAGGATCACCTTGAGCACCGCCTTGGGGACGGCCTCCCGCACGGCCCGCACCTCGGCCTCCAGGTAGTCCAGGTCCCCCGCCTTGGCCCGGCCCAGGTGGAGGACCATGTCCACCTCGTCCGCCCCCCGGGCGAAGGCGAGGGCGGCCTCCTGGGCCTTCACCTCCTTCTCTTGGTAGCCCAGGGGGAAGCCCACCACCGTCACCAGGCGAAAGGGCGCATAGGGGTAGCGGGCCCTCACCCAGGCCACGTAGGAAGGGGGGACGCAGAGGCCATAGAAGCCGTACTCCAAGGCCTCCTCCGCCGCCTTCGCCACCTCCTCCGGGGTGGCGGTGGGCTTGAGGAGGGTGTGGTCAATGTGGGCGGCCAGGTCCATACCCCGCCATCATACGGGACCCACGTGATAGGATGGAAAGAGGCCCCGCTTGGGGCTTTTTTTGAGGTCCAGCGATGCTTGCCGTAGGAATCGTAGGTCTACCCAACGTGGGCAAGTCCACCCTCTTCAACGCCCTCACCCGGGCCCAGGCCCTCGCCGCCAACTACCCCTTCGCCACCATAGACAAGAACGTGGGGGTGGTGCCCCTGGAGGACGAGAGGCTTTACGCCCTCCAGAGGACCTTCGCCAAGGGGGAGAGGGTTCCGCCCGTGGTGCCCACCCACGTGGAGTTCGTGGACATCGCCGGGCTCGTCAGGGGGGCCCACAAGGGCGAGGGGCTCGGCAACCAGTTCCTGGCCCACATCCGCGAGGTGGCGGCCATCGCCCACGTCCTCCGTTGCTTCCCCGACCCCGACGTGGTCCACGTCATGGGCCGGGTGGACCCCTTGGAGGACGCCGAGGTGGTGGAGACGGAGCTCCTCCTCGCCGACCTCGCCACCCTGGAAAGGCGGCTTGAGCGCCTAAGAAAGGAGGCCAGGGCCGACCGGGAGAAGCTTCCCCTCTTGGAGGCGGCGGAAGGCCTCCACGCCCACCTCCAGGAAGGCAGGCCCGCACGCACCTTCCCCCCTTCCGAGGCCCTCGGCCGTTTCCTCAAGGAGACCCCCCTCCTCACCGCCAAGCCCGTGATCTACGTGGCCAACGTGGCCGAGGAGGACCTGCCCGACGGCCGGGGAAACCCCCACGTGGAGGCGGTGCGGCGGAAGGCGGAGGAAGAGGGGGCCGAGGTGGTGGTGGTCTCCGCCAGGCTCGAGGCCGAGCTCGCCGAGCTTCCCCAGGAGGAGGCCAAGGAGCTCCTTTCGGCCTACGGCCTCCGGGAAAGCGGCCTCCAGCGCCTCGCCCGGGCGGGCTACCGCGCCCTAGGCCTCCTCACCTTCTTCACCGCCGGGGAGAAGGAGGTGCGGGCCTGGACCGTGCGCCGGGGCACCAAGGCCCCCAAGGCCGCCGGGGAGATCCACTCCGACATGGAGCGGGGCTTCATCCGGGCCGAGGTCATCCCCTGGGACAGGCTGGTGGAGGCCGGGGGGTGGGCGAGGGCCAAGGAGCGGGGCTGGGTGCGCCTCGAGGGCAAGGACTACGAGGTCCAGGACGGGGATGTGATCTACGTCCTGTTCAGCGCCTAGCCTTCCTTTGCGCTTTCCCCATGAAGCGGGTCCCCATCGTGGCCGGCCCCCCTGCGGGGGGCGGTTTGACCCGGGCCCAGCCATGGGCTAAAATCCCTTCTGGGCCTTTGGCCCTTCGCTGGGGCGTCGTCTAACGGCAGGACAGCGGACTTTGGATCCGCCGGTGGTGGTTCGAGTCCACCCGCCCCAGCCACGTTTTTTTCACAAGGTTTTCGCGGGTTCCCCATAAAATGTGCCCGTGGCCGCCTCCTTTGACGGCCTCCTCCTGGTGAGCCCCCACGAGCCCCTTTGGGTCTACGCGGAGCTTGCCCTGGAGCCCAAGGGGCTTCCCGTCCGCTACTTCGCCTCGGCCAAGGAGGCCCTCTTCTGGTTGCGCGACCACACCCCGAAGGCCATCCTCCTGGACACCGATTTGGACGTGGACCCCTTCGCCGCCGCAAGCCGCATCCGCCACGTGAGGAGGCTCAAGGAGGTGCCCATCGCCGTCCTCATCCCCCCTTCGGAAAGGCTCCGCACCACGGCGGAGGTCGTCCGGGTCCAGGCCATGGAGAAGCCCCTGACCCGTGAGAAGCTCTACCGCTTTTTGGGCCTGGCGTAAGGGTTTGGGTAAACTGGTGGCCGTGCGGCTTGTGCGGCTACTCCTCTGGGGCCTTTTGGGGGCGGTTTTGGGCGGGGCGGTGGCCTTGGGCTACTTGGCCTACGCCTACACCCGGGACCTGCCCGACCTCTCCGCCTTTGAGAGGCTCCGGCTCACCGCCACCACCACCCTCTACGCCCGGGACGGCTCCACCCTCGCCCTCCTCGCCAGCGTGGAGGACGGGCGGGCCATCAACCGGAGCCTGGTCCGCCTCTCCGGGGTCTCGCCCGCAGCCCTTGCCGCCATCGTCTTCTCCGAGGACCGGCGCTTCTACAGCCACTACGGCGTGGATCCCGTGCGCCTTCTCGGGGCCCTGTACGCGGTGCTCACCGGGGACCTCCAGGGGGGGAGCACCATCACCACCCAGGTCATCAAGAACACCCTTCTCAAGGAGCTCGCCCAGGCCCGCACCCTGGAGCGCAAGGTGAAGGAGTGGGTCCTGGCCCTGGAACTGGAGCGGCGCTACACCAAGGCGGAGATCCTGGAGATGTACCTCAACGTGGTCCCCTGGGGGGGGAACGCCGTGGGCATCCGCGCCGCCGCCGAGGCCTACTTCGGCAAGGACCCCGCGGCCTTGACCCTCGCCGAGGGGCTCTACCTGGCGAGCCTCATCCCCGCGCCCAACGCCCGCTACCAGGACCTCGAGGGGGTGCGCCGCCGCATGCGCCGGGTCCTGGACGAGATGGTCCGGGAGGGCTGGATCACGGAGGCCCTGGCGGAGCAGGCTTGGAAGGAGCCGCTTAAGCCCCGGGGCTGGGAGGTGCGCTACGACGAGGAGGGCAACCTTCTGGAGGCCCGCCTGGTGGACCCGGAGGCCCGCATCCTCCGCTCCGTGGATTACCGCCTCGCCCCCCACTTTGTCCTCGAGGTCCGGCGCTTCCTGGAGGAGCGCTTCGGCAAGGAGAAGGTCTACGGGGAGGGGGGGCTTAGGGTCTACACCACCCTGGACCCCAGGATGCAGGAGGCCGCGGAGAAGGCGGCCCGGGCGGCCCGGCTTCCCGAGGGGGCGGACCTCGCCCTCGTGGGCCTGGACCCGGAGACGGGGGAGGTCTTGGCCATGGTGGGCGGGGTGCGCCGGGAGAACGACGAGTACAACCGGGCGACCCGGGCCTTGAGAAACCCGGGGAGCGCGGTCAAGCCCTTCGTCTACGCCACCGCCTTGGAGGCGGGCTGGACCCAGGCCACCTTGGTGCCCGACCGGCCCATGGAGTTCAAGGACCCGAGCCAGCCCGGGGGCGTCTGGCGGCCCAAGAACTTTTCCGGTACCTTCCTGAACCGGGAGATCACGGTGCGCTACGCCCTGGACCTCTCCCTCAACCTCCCCGCCGTCTACACCGCCCAGGCGGTGGGCCTGGACCGGGTGGCGGCGAAGCTCGCCCAGGCGGGGTTCGCGGTGCGCTACGCCGTCCCCGCCATCGCCATCGGGGGGGCCTCCATCACCCCTTTGGACCTGGCCGCGGCCTACGCCGCCTTCGTCAACGGCGGCTACCGGGTGGCCCCCCTCCTGGTCCTGCGGGTGGAGGACCAGGCGGGCCGGGTCCTGTACCAGGCCGCCCCCCGCAGGACCCGGCTCTTCAGCCCGGAGGTGGCCTACCAGGGCTGGGACCTCCTCAAGGGGTACGTCTACGACCTGGGGGAGAAGGGCCTCGCCAAGGGGGCCAGGATCCCGGGACGGGTGGTGGGGGGCAAGACGGGCACCACCAACGAGGCCCGGGACCTCTGGTTCGCCGGGGTGACCCGGGGGCTTTCCGCCGTGGTTTGGGTGGGGCGGGACGACAACCGGCCCCTCAGGATGGGGGGGAGGGAGCCCAGCAGCTCCGTGGTCAACCCCCCCATCTGGCGGGACTTCGTGGCCGAGGCCCTCAAGGGGCGCCCCGGGGGCGACTTCCCTCCCCCTTCGGGGCTTGTGCCCGTGCGGGTGGACCTGGAGACCGGCCTGCCGAGCGAAAAGGGAGTGGTGGTCTACGTGCCCGAGGGCAAGGTGCCCTCGAGGGGGCCTCGGGAGGAAGGCTCCACCTTGCCCCTCCCCCTCCTCACGCCCCCGGGGGGCGGGCTTTAGGAGGTCTTGCGTGGAGCGGGTGAGGATCGTCCTGGTGGAGCCCCAGGAGCCGATGAACCTGGGGGCGGTGGCCCGGGCCATGCGGAACTTCGGGCTTTCCCGCCTTTACGTGGTCAACCCCCCGCCCCGGGTGGGCCCGCCCTGGGCCAAGGAGGCCTACTGGCTCGCCGTCCACGCCGAGGAGGTGCTGGAGAAGGCCCAGGTGGCGGGAAGCCTCCTGGAGGCCCTCCGGGGGGCGCAGCTCGTGGTGGCCACCACGGGCCGTCCCCGGGAGGTCTATCCGGCCCCCGTCGCCCCGGCCTGGGAGGTGGCGGACCGGGTGGCGGCCTTCCCGGGGGAGGTGGCCTTGGTCTTCGGGCGGGAGACCTTCGGCCTCACCAACGAGGAGCTGGAGCTCGCCCACCTCATCGGCTACATCCCCACGGCCCCGGAGCAGCCCTCCTTGAACCTCGCCCAGGCGGTGGTGGTCTTCGCCTACGAGCTCTTTAAGCGCCAGGGAAAGGGGGTGGGCCTTAAGGAGGGGGGCGAGCCCGCCCCGGTGGAGGCCCTCGAGGCCTTCTTCCAGGACCTGGGGCGGTACATCCTGGAGATCGGCTTCACCGACGAGCGCCGCTTTCCCTACGCCATGCGCCGCCTCCGGCGGATCTTCCACAAGGCCGGCCTCACCCTGGGGGAGGTCCAGATGCTCCGGGGCCTCCTCCACCAGAGCCGCTTCGCCCAGAGGAGAAAGGATGTTGACGGAGCATAGCCTCTACCGCCTCGTCCGCCTGGCCCAAAGGCTTTTGCCCCCCCTCATCGCCCTGGTGGTCCTGGCCTTTGAGCTCGCCCTTTCCCCCTTTGACCACACCAGCGCCCTCTTCTGGCTCCGCCTGGGCTTCTACGGCCTCGTGGGGCCCCTGGTCACCTACGCGGTCCTGGAGTGGATCGCCCAGGAGGTCCTGGAGAAGGCCCGGGCCGAGCGGGCCCTGGAGGAGGCGAACCGGAGGCTCCTCGCCTCGGAGCGGGTCTTCCGCGAGGCCTTGGCGAGCGAGAACCTGGAGGAGGCGGTGCTGCGCATCGCCCGGGGCCTGGAGGAGACCCTGGGCTACCCCGTGGTCCTCGAGGCCGAGGGGGTGCGCTCGGGGGAGGGGTGCGGGGGCCGGCGGGTGGCCCTGCCCGGGCTTAAGGGGTACCTGGAGGCCTGCGGGGACGGGACGGACCAGGTCTTCCTGGAGGTTCTGGCCCACGAGGTGGCGGGGGCGCTCCAGGCGGTGGTGGCCCGGAGCCGCGACCTCCTCACCCTCTTTGAGGTGGACCAGGCCCTGAAGGCCGAGGCCAACCTGGACCGGCTTCTGGAGGGGCTTTTGGACCGGATCCGCGCCTGGGCGGGGGCCGAGGGGGGTGGGGTCCTCCTTTTGGACGAGGAGGGCTTCCTTCTGGCCCGGGTGGTCCAGGGGCTTACCCTTCCCCCCCACCCCTTCCTCCCCGAGGGGGCCTGGAAGGCGGCGCTCCAGGGCCCGGTCTTTGTGGAAAAGGGGGTCCTGGCCCTCCCCTTGAAGGCGCGGGAGCCCGTGGGGGTGCTCGTCCTCAAGGGCGAGGACCTCTCCCGGCGCATCCCCTTCCTCTCCTTCCTCGCCTCCCAGGTGGCCCTGGCGGTGCGGAACGCCCAGGCCTACCTGAAGGCGGAGGAGCTCGCCATCAACGAGGAGCGCACCCGCATCGCCCGGGAGATCCACGACGGCCTCGCCCAAAGCCTCGCCTTCATGGCCCTGAAGCTGGACCTGGTGGAGCGGCTTTGGGAGAAGGACAAAGGGGCGGCCCTTGGGGCCCTCGCCGAGGTGCGGGAGACCCTTAGGGCCCAGATCCGCGAGGTGCGCCGGAGCATCTTCGCCCTAAGGCCCATTGACCTGGAGCGCTACGGCTTTTTGGAGTCCTTGCGCCGCTACGCCCAGGCCTTCGCCGAGCAGGCGGGCTTTAGGGTCCAGCTTTCCCTTCCCGATCGGGTGGGCCTCTCCCAGGCGAGCGAGCTCGTCCTCTTCCGCGTCCTGCAGGAGGCCCTCACCAACGCCGCCAAGCACGCCAGGCCCACCCGGGTGGAGGTGGTGTTGGAGCCTTTGGGGGAGCGGGGGGCGAGGCTTGTCGTGCGGGACAACGGCCGGGGCTTCGCCGTCCCCGAGGCCCAGGGCCTGGGCGGGTTCGGCCTCACCCAGATGCGCGAAAGGGTGGAGGCCCGGGGCGGGCGGTTCTGGGTGGTCTCGGCGCCGGGGCGGGGGACGGAGGTGGGGGCGGAGGTGCCTTACTGAGTACCCCACCGGGGCTTTCGCCGCGGTGGGGGCCTTGGAAGGGTCTCCCCACCGCGAAAGGTATCATGGGGGCATGGACCGGCCCGTGCGCGTCCTCTTCGTCTGCCTGGGAAACATCTGCCGTAGCCCCATGGCCGAGGGCATCTTCCGCAAGCTCCTGAAGGAGCGGGGCCTCGAGGGCCGCTTTGAGGTGGACTCGGCGGGCACCGGGGCCTGGCACGTGGGCGAGCCCATGGACCCCCGGGCGAGGCGGGTGTTGGAGGAGGAGGGGGCCTACTTCCCCCACGTGGCCCGGAGGCTCACCCGGGAGGACGTCCTGGCCTACGACCACATCCTGGTGATGGACCGGGAGAACCTGGAGGAGGTCCTGAGGCGCTTCCCCGAGGCCCGGGGCAAGGTGCGCCTGGTGCTGGAGGCGCTCGGCGGGGGTGAGGTCCAGGACCCCTACTACGGGGATCTGCAGGACTTCCGGGAGGTCTACTGGACCCTGGAGGCGGCCTTGAAGGCCTTCTTGGACCGGCATGGATCCCCTAGCCCTGCTTCGGAAGGCCGGGCTTGAAGCGGAGGGCCCGGCCTTTCCCCTCCACGGGGGGGACATCTCCCGGGTGTGGCGGGTGGGGCCCTTCGTGGTGAAAACGGCCCAAAACCCCCCGCCGGGCCTTTTCCGGGCCGAGGCCCG
This region of Thermus thermophilus genomic DNA includes:
- a CDS encoding Maf family protein; this encodes MGSGKPPLILASGSPRRKALLEALGYPIRVAVPGVEEEDLPLPPKALAQALARRKGEAVQGEWVLAADTVVDLDGEVLGKPKDPEENRLFLRRLSGRPHLVHTAFYLRTPKEVVEEVHTAKVFFRPLSEEEIAWYVGSGEGLDKAGGYGAQGLGMALLERVEGDFYTVVGLPVSRVFALLWERGFRP
- the mreD gene encoding rod shape-determining protein MreD, whose amino-acid sequence is MALVYLVLLLFLSGLLQVLLPEGGPAPDLFLVYALWLAASRPPLLGLALAFLVGLLQDLLGFGLLGLHAVGLLLAAYAYYGAARYLDLRSPAGALAAFALAFLGKWFGYFLVAYWLRLDLPALLPWLPLGEGLLSLAFFWPLRPKAREVQTVGK
- a CDS encoding transglycosylase domain-containing protein yields the protein MAVRLVRLLLWGLLGAVLGGAVALGYLAYAYTRDLPDLSAFERLRLTATTTLYARDGSTLALLASVEDGRAINRSLVRLSGVSPAALAAIVFSEDRRFYSHYGVDPVRLLGALYAVLTGDLQGGSTITTQVIKNTLLKELAQARTLERKVKEWVLALELERRYTKAEILEMYLNVVPWGGNAVGIRAAAEAYFGKDPAALTLAEGLYLASLIPAPNARYQDLEGVRRRMRRVLDEMVREGWITEALAEQAWKEPLKPRGWEVRYDEEGNLLEARLVDPEARILRSVDYRLAPHFVLEVRRFLEERFGKEKVYGEGGLRVYTTLDPRMQEAAEKAARAARLPEGADLALVGLDPETGEVLAMVGGVRRENDEYNRATRALRNPGSAVKPFVYATALEAGWTQATLVPDRPMEFKDPSQPGGVWRPKNFSGTFLNREITVRYALDLSLNLPAVYTAQAVGLDRVAAKLAQAGFAVRYAVPAIAIGGASITPLDLAAAYAAFVNGGYRVAPLLVLRVEDQAGRVLYQAAPRRTRLFSPEVAYQGWDLLKGYVYDLGEKGLAKGARIPGRVVGGKTGTTNEARDLWFAGVTRGLSAVVWVGRDDNRPLRMGGREPSSSVVNPPIWRDFVAEALKGRPGGDFPPPSGLVPVRVDLETGLPSEKGVVVYVPEGKVPSRGPREEGSTLPLPLLTPPGGGL
- a CDS encoding response regulator, giving the protein MAASFDGLLLVSPHEPLWVYAELALEPKGLPVRYFASAKEALFWLRDHTPKAILLDTDLDVDPFAAASRIRHVRRLKEVPIAVLIPPSERLRTTAEVVRVQAMEKPLTREKLYRFLGLA
- the ychF gene encoding redox-regulated ATPase YchF, producing the protein MLAVGIVGLPNVGKSTLFNALTRAQALAANYPFATIDKNVGVVPLEDERLYALQRTFAKGERVPPVVPTHVEFVDIAGLVRGAHKGEGLGNQFLAHIREVAAIAHVLRCFPDPDVVHVMGRVDPLEDAEVVETELLLADLATLERRLERLRKEARADREKLPLLEAAEGLHAHLQEGRPARTFPPSEALGRFLKETPLLTAKPVIYVANVAEEDLPDGRGNPHVEAVRRKAEEEGAEVVVVSARLEAELAELPQEEAKELLSAYGLRESGLQRLARAGYRALGLLTFFTAGEKEVRAWTVRRGTKAPKAAGEIHSDMERGFIRAEVIPWDRLVEAGGWARAKERGWVRLEGKDYEVQDGDVIYVLFSA
- a CDS encoding RNA methyltransferase, with the protein product MERVRIVLVEPQEPMNLGAVARAMRNFGLSRLYVVNPPPRVGPPWAKEAYWLAVHAEEVLEKAQVAGSLLEALRGAQLVVATTGRPREVYPAPVAPAWEVADRVAAFPGEVALVFGRETFGLTNEELELAHLIGYIPTAPEQPSLNLAQAVVVFAYELFKRQGKGVGLKEGGEPAPVEALEAFFQDLGRYILEIGFTDERRFPYAMRRLRRIFHKAGLTLGEVQMLRGLLHQSRFAQRRKDVDGA
- the mreC gene encoding rod shape-determining protein MreC, translated to MREHLLPRFLFALLLALGLALAALTRPLAPGFALSFSPLTAFPLHFGHRLGQNLRAAWSALSERQDLLAENQRLKEEVARLTTENARLRLEVARLARALEVKAGQAPGVVAVAPVVAEDASGLYRRLVLGLGSQDGLRPGMPVTAPQGLVGLVVEVEAHRALVRTLLDPESRVGVRVGERPGRGVARGAPPGLLVAEFPPTVAVAPGDLLLTGATLGLFPDGIPVGRVERVERAQGGLKVRAWARPLVDLSLLEEVVVLRPL
- the deoC gene encoding deoxyribose-phosphate aldolase, which gives rise to MDLAAHIDHTLLKPTATPEEVAKAAEEALEYGFYGLCVPPSYVAWVRARYPYAPFRLVTVVGFPLGYQEKEVKAQEAALAFARGADEVDMVLHLGRAKAGDLDYLEAEVRAVREAVPKAVLKVILETGYFSPEEVAGLAEAAIRGGADFLKTSTGFGPRGASLEDVALLVRVAQGRARVKAAGGIRDRETALRMLRAGASRLGTSSGVALVRGEEGHGY
- a CDS encoding sensor histidine kinase; amino-acid sequence: MTEHSLYRLVRLAQRLLPPLIALVVLAFELALSPFDHTSALFWLRLGFYGLVGPLVTYAVLEWIAQEVLEKARAERALEEANRRLLASERVFREALASENLEEAVLRIARGLEETLGYPVVLEAEGVRSGEGCGGRRVALPGLKGYLEACGDGTDQVFLEVLAHEVAGALQAVVARSRDLLTLFEVDQALKAEANLDRLLEGLLDRIRAWAGAEGGGVLLLDEEGFLLARVVQGLTLPPHPFLPEGAWKAALQGPVFVEKGVLALPLKAREPVGVLVLKGEDLSRRIPFLSFLASQVALAVRNAQAYLKAEELAINEERTRIAREIHDGLAQSLAFMALKLDLVERLWEKDKGAALGALAEVRETLRAQIREVRRSIFALRPIDLERYGFLESLRRYAQAFAEQAGFRVQLSLPDRVGLSQASELVLFRVLQEALTNAAKHARPTRVEVVLEPLGERGARLVVRDNGRGFAVPEAQGLGGFGLTQMRERVEARGGRFWVVSAPGRGTEVGAEVPY
- a CDS encoding low molecular weight protein-tyrosine-phosphatase: MDRPVRVLFVCLGNICRSPMAEGIFRKLLKERGLEGRFEVDSAGTGAWHVGEPMDPRARRVLEEEGAYFPHVARRLTREDVLAYDHILVMDRENLEEVLRRFPEARGKVRLVLEALGGGEVQDPYYGDLQDFREVYWTLEAALKAFLDRHGSPSPASEGRA
- a CDS encoding phospholipase D-like domain-containing protein: MGTKRRRKEIAGLPGYLLLLVLLLVWLFQELRPGPAPPAEAGAAEVYFMPEEGPRAKARLLALMDGARESLEGAFYEFRDLEIAQGLLRAKARGVRVRLYGESDYREDFRRYLVAASLGQTQEPPRVPRAALRERVRPTSIDCEEVAGIPVCYDEREGFMHHKFLVVDGKAVWTGSTNMTWNAFARNNENSLLLPSPTLAQGYAREFEALFRGEKEGLGEPVAFALEGVEGVAYFSPRGGRLAREALLKRLSEAQREVLVAAFVLTDREVLEALLRARRRGAEVKVLLETRNLEASREEGLLEGGLEVRQDANPYTMHHKIMVLDGTYVVTGSYNFSARAYGVNNENLLVLKSPSLAERYRKEVLRLWEAGSPL